One window of Deltaproteobacteria bacterium GWC2_65_14 genomic DNA carries:
- a CDS encoding transcriptional regulator (indirectly regulates nitrogen metabolism; at high nitrogen levels P-II prevents the phosphorylation of NR-I, the transcriptional activator of the glutamine synthetase gene (glnA); at low nitrogen levels P-II is uridylylated to form PII-UMP and interacts with an adenylyltransferase (GlnE) that activates GlnA) has translation MKKIEAIIKPFKLDEVKSALQELGISGMTVVEVKGFGRQKGHTEIYRGAEYMVEFVPKIKIEAAVPADSVAAVVERILTAARTGKIGDGKIFVYDVEEVVRIRTGERGREAL, from the coding sequence ATGAAGAAGATCGAGGCGATCATCAAGCCGTTCAAGCTCGACGAGGTGAAAAGCGCCCTGCAGGAGCTGGGGATCAGCGGGATGACGGTGGTCGAGGTGAAGGGGTTCGGCCGCCAGAAGGGACACACGGAGATCTATCGCGGGGCGGAATACATGGTCGAATTCGTCCCGAAGATCAAGATCGAGGCGGCGGTTCCGGCCGACTCGGTCGCCGCCGTCGTGGAGCGGATCCTCACCGCGGCCCGGACCGGGAAGATCGGCGACGGGAAGATCTTCGTCTACGACGTGGAGGAGGTCGTCCGGATCCGCACGGGCGAGCGGGGACGCGAAGCTTTGTAG